One part of the Ornithodoros turicata isolate Travis chromosome 2, ASM3712646v1, whole genome shotgun sequence genome encodes these proteins:
- the LOC135385109 gene encoding uncharacterized protein LOC135385109, whose translation MAVFPAPLHSRGLQHLRNSVLTRGSWDTRVQLSAEAIAELRWWVTNILHCQGKPLLDSPIVRIIQTDSSLLRWGAVWSTSSIDNLWNPHERCMHINQLELKAAFLGLQAFARDLRQGCVLIQMDSTAAIAAINKLGSARSPALSALARDLWSWCFQQGISVRAEHLPGKLNTLADWASRNQLDSCSWRLLPAVFPQIQCLRGPLAIDLFADYTNHQLPTFYSWKPDPLSSGIDAFTKDWSGAPKYAFPPFALIGRCLQKLQASEVTLCMVTPVWPTQAWYPSLIQMAIDHPRPLPHSQDLLENRAGLGDPLILNAGLQLAAWSVSNSNTLQVSFHSQLQSPLSLLGGQPHEQPTLRVGRNGLAGVVGTKLIRFLPL comes from the coding sequence ATGGCAGTTTTCCCAGCCCCTTTGCACAGCAGGGGCTTGCAACACCTCAGGAACAGCGTTCTTACCCGGGGCTCTTGGGATACCCGAGTACAACTGTCTGCAGAAGCCATAGCGGAATTGAGGTGGTGGGTAACAAATATCCTCCATTGTCAGGGCAAGCCACTACTAGACAGTCCGATAGTGCGAATAATCCAAACCGACAGCTCCCTACTCCGCTGGGGCGCAGTCTGGAGCACCAGTTCGATTGACAACCTCTGGAATCCACATGAACGTTGTATGCATATCAATCAGCTCGAGCTGAAGGCAGCATTCCTAGGTCTTCAGGCCTTTGCCAGGGACCTCAGGCAAGGCTGTGTTCTAATCCAAATGGACAGCACAGCTGCTATAGCTGCCATCAACAAGCTAGGCAGCGCTCGTTCCCCAGCACTATCAGCCTTAGCTCGAGATCTCTGGTCGTGGTGCTTCCAACAAGGGATTTCAGTGAGAGCAGAACATCTGCCAGGGAAGCTCAATACTCTAGCAGATTGGGCGTCTCGCAATCAACTGGACAGCTGCAGTTGGCGATTACTACCAGCAGTGTTTCCCCAGATTCAGTGCCTGCGGGGACCTCTTGCTATCGACCTATTTGCAGACTACACAAATCACCAGCTTCCCACCTTCTACAGTTGGAAGCCAGATCCTCTTTCGAGCGGGATAGACGCCTTCACGAAGGACTGGAGCGGAGCTCCGAAGTACGCGTTTCCGCCATTTGCCCTGATAGGCCGATGTCTTCAGAAGCTTCAAGCTTCCGAAGTGACTTTATGCATGGTGACTCCAGTGTGGCCCACACAAGCCTGGTACCCATCACTCATCCAAATGGCAATAGATCACCCACGACCGCTCCCTCATTCCCAGGATCTGTTAGAGAACAGGGCAGGGCTTGGAGACCCCTTAATTTTAAACGCTGGGCTCCAACTGGCAGCGTGGAGTGTGTCCAACAGCAACACACTCCAAGTCAGTTTTCACAGTCAGCTGCAAAGCCCATTGAGTCTGCTTGGAGGCCAGCCACATGAGCAACCTACACTTCGTGTTGGAAGAAATGGTCTAGCTGGTGTGGTGGGCACCAAATTGATCCGCTTTCTCCCTCTGTAG